The window AATCCAACCCACCTCCACCTTCTCCTTCTTCGTCTTCTCTTCCTCCACCACCTCCAGTTGCGTCAACTCCACCTCCGTCATCCTCGCCTTCATCTCCACcgccacctccaccatctccaccatcGCCACAACCACCAGAATCAAGTACAAGAACGGATATGCAGATTTCCCTAATTTCTGGGAGTTTTCACCAAGTTttgcaacacaaatcactaaattctaaagaaaAATTTAACACATTTCTGAAGcgcatatcactaatttgtacaacagaaatcatcaatttttgtaaatatatcaATGGGTATATCAAAACTTTAACAACATTATAATATATGACAAAGTCTAGTCGTTTATGAGATTAAGAGAGAGAGATCATTGAAAAATGATCAGAGGAGGGGAAAGGAAAAGACAAAGGTGGTGATGATAGAGAGAAGACGGAGTTGGTgatggtggagagagagagagcgaggatAGTGATGAcggggagagggagagacaaAGTTGGTATTGCAGATGATGGCGGTGAGGTGTGTAGGTGGGGGTAGTATTGTTGGCCTAGATGAAATTTGATCGAGGCAGATGTGGGTGGCCAGGTGGGTTTGTTTTACTGGTTGTTGATTTGTTTTGGCTGACTTGCATTTAGTAATTACAAGGGTGTAAATAGTGgtttttggtttttattttaaaaatggtttttatttgataatgagcttatatatatatacagggtCCTACTCCAATGGAAACTACTAGAATAGAAACCAAATAGAAACCAACGAAATTAAGTAGAATGATGTGGTTCGTGGGATCGGGGATAGACCCCGAGATGGGTCTAGACGGGGTTTAAGTGGGGCCTAGTAGGGCCGGgtcggggcctagtgggaccatggtggggACTCTTTAAGACTGCCtggagcctgtccagggcctgtgaggagctttggcgaggccctagcgggcccggggtggattgagtggggtgAGGGTGGGCCTTAGGTGGGTGATAACATATaaggggtgggtgatgacatacagggggtgggtgaggtcatttaagtataatttctcttggtttccattttaatttttattttagtggttctatttgagcaattacctatatatatatagggttgcactccacacagaacactttaaaaaaagaacaatatcataacactttttctttcataaaaaatgatttgttatgattataattacatagttaaacactaactaaacttaatatatgaaatctaacatccaaatttatccaaattattaatataaaatattatagaatccagaacagaatccaaaacagaatccagaatagaatcatgtatatatttcttacatgattaatatcacatagaatcatattatttttaatccataattgttgttaaacatgctagatactattattattcataataaatggttaattagcttaaagttagaatttaattcaaattttagatgagattctatgttcgattccaaagtgttcttttttgttcttcttttaagggtgttctgttttgagcaatgccctatatatatatacacacacatatatattaatagttgcacttcatattaaaatttaaaatttattttaaagtatactcttataataaaattttagttatatatatttttctattaaaattaatttttttattttctcctGCTTTATCATGAATATTGCTCGAAGCTTTGTAGTATATTGATGAAATGATTTaggtttattaatatttttgaatgcATTTAGTTTATTTAAGTTAATGTACaaatacttaattaaattaataaatagttaatattcttttttttataaagaaaatagtTAATATTCTCGAATGATGTTTACCCAAGCGTGTAACACATTTTAAAGTatccataaataaaataaaaatatattcgagTCTAGTTCACTGATGGTAATGACGTGCATTTCATTTCATACTCTctcaataataaattatttcccTGGTTGATATGGGAATTAAAAATTGCGAGTCTATCAATTGAAATtgtaattttcttgaaaaaaaatccaaacataGCAAGTTAACATCCAACAAATTTTATGTTCTCTTAAACAACATACCACTTGAAAGTGATTTAGGCAGAAAGTCTGAAATAAGAACTAACAAACTAATAAACTAACAAGAAAACATAGTAGTCTTCCGTCTCACTCGGAGATCTTCCAACAAGAAAACATCACTCTGTTGAAACGACTGTCGGCGGCTTCCTAAGATTCTGTGCTTTGCTTCTTTATCGTACAACACATGTATCTCGTGGAGGTACTTTATCCTCAAAGCAAGTCCATCAGGATGAGGGCGAAATGTCACCTTAACTCCACCAATTTCTTTTTCAAGGTCATCACTAAATTTCCTGCAAGAATAAATCTGCCCAgcataatattcatatttttctaaaattctcATCAGAAAATTTTTACCCTCTTCAGATACCAATTCCTTGCCAAGAATCAGCCCAACTTCAAAAACATCCTCGTCTTGCAACTGATTATACTTGAGATGCTTATCGGCCTGATACTTTAGATGTCTCTTATATGACCATCCTTTCCGCAAAGAGCGCCAATATTTCTTCAATTCTTCTTCGAGTTCAGGATTGACCTAATTTTTCAAAAAGCTTAGTAAAcaaaaatgaaatttgaacttataattcttatttgttgaatttagtaCCTTGGGAGGCTCGAGGTGTTTCATATTGAATTCGTTTGTGGTTCGAATCCCTTGAACAGTAATCTCGTCAGGAGTTTGGTTATGTGCAGAGGGCGTCAATGTATGGATATTGAAACCATCTTCTGCATACACCAAATCAAGGGTGAGACCACGACCAGATTTTGGTCGATGAGATGGCATGTATGTCACCACAAGATTGTTGCTGTCAAGATTGTTGAATATTTTCAACATGTGGTCCCTGTTTGATTTCTGGACAGCAGTCAATTTTCTGCGAATTAAATCAGAAAAAAAGATTTATTAGTACTCAACATCAAAATTACTAATTTGCAATTAAATATAGACTGACTGATATCCACATAATACAATACAATTTCAACAACTATATTAATCAATATGTATACTGTGAAGACACAAATCATAATGGATAACTTGGGGTTGTAAGTGGGGCTTCTAACTTGCTATTGGGGCAGTGGTTATCTGGCT of the Daucus carota subsp. sativus chromosome 4, DH1 v3.0, whole genome shotgun sequence genome contains:
- the LOC108218885 gene encoding uncharacterized protein LOC108218885 — protein: MSTSSSDTEFGKLTAVQKSNRDHMLKIFNNLDSNNLVVTYMPSHRPKSGRGLTLDLVYAEDGFNIHTLTPSAHNQTPDEITVQGIRTTNEFNMKHLEPPKVNPELEEELKKYWRSLRKGWSYKRHLKYQADKHLKYNQLQDEDVFEVGLILGKELVSEEGKNFLMRILEKYEYYAGQIYSCRKFSDDLEKEIGGVKVTFRPHPDGLALRIKYLHEIHVLYDKEAKHRILGSRRQSFQQSDVFLLEDLRVRRKTTMFSC